One Macadamia integrifolia cultivar HAES 741 unplaced genomic scaffold, SCU_Mint_v3 scaffold_198A, whole genome shotgun sequence DNA window includes the following coding sequences:
- the LOC122071226 gene encoding uncharacterized protein LOC122071226 isoform X1, with translation MRDFPSCFGENGVQVADSSSSTSKAAQNMVTCVYQGRLRGRSCLITIIWSKNLMGQGLSVGIDDSSNHCLCKVDIKPWLFSKRKGCKSLEADSSQIDIYWDLSSAKFGSGPEPLEGFYVAVVVDRETLLLLGDLSKEAYKKTNSAPVLSNAIFVAKREHISGKRFYGTKAQFCDNGQIHNVTIECDTGGLSDPCLLIRIDSKTVMQVKRLTWKFRGNQTILVDGLPVEVFWDVHNWLFGTAIGNAVFMFQTCLSAEKLWAGFSHTTTDPTILPLSCSQRLKDSQRQGLGFSLILYAWKNE, from the coding sequence ATGAGGGATTTCCCTTCCTGTTTCGGTGAGAATGGAGTTCAAGTGGCGGACTCGTCTTCAAGTACCAGCAAAGCTGCTCAGAATATGGTAACTTGCGTTTACCAGGGTAGATTGCGCGGGAGGTCTTGCTTGATCACTATTATATGGAGCAAGAATCTGATGGGTCAAGGCCTCAGTGTTGGGATCGACGATTCTAGCAACCATTGTCTCTGTAAAGTCGATATAAAGCCATGGCTGTTCTCCAAGAGAAAAGGGTGCAAGAGCTTAGAGGCCGATTCGAGTCAAATTGATATATATTGGGATCTCTCCTCAGCTAAATTTGGATCAGGGCCGGAGCCGTTGGAGGGGTTTTATGTGGCTGTGGTCGTCGATCGGGAGACGCTTCTCCTTCTTGGAGATTTGAGTAAAGAGGCATACAAGAAGACCAACTCGGCTCCTGTTCTTTCTAATGCCATCTTCGTCGCCAAGAGAGAGCACATTTCCGGGAAGAGGTTCTATGGCACCAAGGCTCAGTTCTGCGACAACGGGCAGATCCACAACGTCACAATTGAGTGCGATACTGGAGGACTGAGTGACCCATGCCTTTTGATCCGCATAGATAGTAAGACGGTGATGCAGGTGAAGCGCCTTACGTGGAAGTTCAGGGGCAACCAGACCATCTTGGTGGACGGGCTACCTGTGGAAGTGTTCTGGGATGTTCATAACTGGCTCTTTGGGACAGCTATTGGGAATGCAGTTTTCATGTTCCAGACATGTCTTTCTGCTGAGAAGTTGTGGGCTGGTTTTAGTCATACCACCACTGATCCCACTATATTGCCTTTGTCCTGCTCACAGAGATTGAAAGATTCCCAAAGACAAGGTCTTGGTTTCTcgctgattttgtatgcttggAAGAATGAGTAG
- the LOC122071226 gene encoding uncharacterized protein LOC122071226 isoform X2: MRDFPSCFGENGVQVADSSSSTSKAAQNMVTCVYQGRLRGRSCLITIIWSKNLMGQGLSVGIDDSSNHCLCKVDIKPWLFSKRKGCKSLEADSSQIDIYWDLSSAKFGSGPEPLEGFYVAVVVDRETLLLLGDLSKEAYKKTNSAPVLSNAIFVAKREHISGKRFYGTKAQFCDNGQIHNVTIECDTGGLSDPCLLIRIDSKTVMQVKRLTWKFRGNQTILVDGLPVEVFWDVHNWLFGTAIGNAVFMFQTCLSAEKLWAGFSHTTTDPTILPLSCSQRLKDSQRQGAE, encoded by the exons ATGAGGGATTTCCCTTCCTGTTTCGGTGAGAATGGAGTTCAAGTGGCGGACTCGTCTTCAAGTACCAGCAAAGCTGCTCAGAATATGGTAACTTGCGTTTACCAGGGTAGATTGCGCGGGAGGTCTTGCTTGATCACTATTATATGGAGCAAGAATCTGATGGGTCAAGGCCTCAGTGTTGGGATCGACGATTCTAGCAACCATTGTCTCTGTAAAGTCGATATAAAGCCATGGCTGTTCTCCAAGAGAAAAGGGTGCAAGAGCTTAGAGGCCGATTCGAGTCAAATTGATATATATTGGGATCTCTCCTCAGCTAAATTTGGATCAGGGCCGGAGCCGTTGGAGGGGTTTTATGTGGCTGTGGTCGTCGATCGGGAGACGCTTCTCCTTCTTGGAGATTTGAGTAAAGAGGCATACAAGAAGACCAACTCGGCTCCTGTTCTTTCTAATGCCATCTTCGTCGCCAAGAGAGAGCACATTTCCGGGAAGAGGTTCTATGGCACCAAGGCTCAGTTCTGCGACAACGGGCAGATCCACAACGTCACAATTGAGTGCGATACTGGAGGACTGAGTGACCCATGCCTTTTGATCCGCATAGATAGTAAGACGGTGATGCAGGTGAAGCGCCTTACGTGGAAGTTCAGGGGCAACCAGACCATCTTGGTGGACGGGCTACCTGTGGAAGTGTTCTGGGATGTTCATAACTGGCTCTTTGGGACAGCTATTGGGAATGCAGTTTTCATGTTCCAGACATGTCTTTCTGCTGAGAAGTTGTGGGCTGGTTTTAGTCATACCACCACTGATCCCACTATATTGCCTTTGTCCTGCTCACAGAGATTGAAAGATTCCCAAAGACAAG GAGCTGAGTGA